The Oceanithermus desulfurans sequence CCAGCGTGTAGCCGAGGTAGACCAGCGCCCCGATCATCAGCGAAACCGCGACGAGCCAGTAGATGACCCGTTCGCCGTGCTCGAGGGGCGGGATCAGGTTGGGGCGCAGGCGCGGCACGACCCCAGTCTACCGCCGCCGAATTAGGAAGATGGCGAACGCGAAGCAGACGATGGCCAGCGACAGCAGCCCCAGCTCGGCCAGCACCGCGAGGAAGTGGGCGCTCTCGAGGCTCATGTCCACGGTGCTCTCGGCGGTGATGACGAGCATGCGCCGCACCGCGGCGATCACGCCCACGACCAGGAAGGGCTCCGCCTCGAGGTGGCCTTCGCGCGAGAAACGGGCGACGGTGTAGATGATCTCGGCGATCATCAGCGCCAGCAGCACCCGGTCCAGCAGCCGCACGATGGCGCCGGCCAGGTTCTGGCTCGAGAACAGCCCGATCGCCTCCCAGACCGCGAAGCCCAGGAGCGCCGCGGCGGCGAGGGAAAGGATGTAGCCCGCGGCCAGGTAGATCGACGCCTCGATGCGCTCGAGCAGGCTGGTGGGGAAACGC is a genomic window containing:
- a CDS encoding phosphate-starvation-inducible PsiE family protein, encoding MERFPTSLLERIEASIYLAAGYILSLAAAALLGFAVWEAIGLFSSQNLAGAIVRLLDRVLLALMIAEIIYTVARFSREGHLEAEPFLVVGVIAAVRRMLVITAESTVDMSLESAHFLAVLAELGLLSLAIVCFAFAIFLIRRR